The nucleotide sequence aggcAGTCAATGTTGCTAGTTTTTGGTGTTTCCTTCCAAAACCACCCtgtgcatatataaataaatatccatacatttacatatgtatttgtgtgtatatttgcCTACATtgcaaagaatatatacaatcaGTTATGCTACGcatatgttgttttaaaaagatttattttatttatttttgagagagagaaggagagagagtgggggggagggtagaaagagaggaagagaatacTCACTGCTGATTGtagaaccccatgtgggacttgatgtcaccaccctgagatcctgacctgagctgaaatcaggggtCGAGAGCTTgaagattgagccacccaggtgcccctacacagATGTTTTGTAACCCAAATTTGCTTATAAGGGAGCAGTAATTAGGGAAGTGGTGTCAGTATAATGTGAGTCATGTTGGTGCATATGTGATTTTTCTCCCCAGGGTTAGATAATATTCTATCCCACCAAGTCACAACAATCGAGCAAGTACCTGGGTTCACTCCTGGCTCAGGATGCTTTGATAACATGCCAGGATCTGGGATCTAGAGATTCCTGGGCACCAACTCAAATGCCAGTTCAATATCTCGGTCTCTCCATCTATTAATTAGAACTGTTTCAACTGCAAATGGCTTAAGCAAAGGATGACTTACTTGGTCACATACTAAAAATGGTCAAGAGTCACTCTGGCTTCAGACTCAAGCGATATCCCCTAGAGTGGGTTTTTCCCACTTCAGCTCTGATTCCACAGCTTGTCTTTATTCTCGAGTTCCTGGGGTGCTCTTTGGCAGGTCCAAGAGGACCTCTCGCGATGGCAGTAGGGCTGCTACAGCTCTGACTCTACAGTCTTCCAGGTTCAAGTTCAGCGTAAAGAGCAAGAGCCTTTTCAGGTACCCTGAAGACTTATCCTGATGTGACCAACTTAGGTGTGCCCACTCCTAAAACAATCACCAAGGTCTGGGGGAAACGTACTGCTGCTTGATCTAAGTTTGGGTCACATACTTTATCCCTGGAACTGAGGATAAAGCCCCACCATGAACACATAGCCAGACAGTGAGAAAAAGAGATTTCCCAAATGGAAATCCAGGGCTGTTCCTAGAAAAGGGGGAATGAATACCAAGGCCACTTCATTATGAGATTCCATAGTAACATTAGCCCATTGGTTCTCAAAAAGTAATTCCctcactttaatatttttcaaccAAGAAAACATAGATAACTTGAGAGAGCTTCCAGATGGTTCCAACGTATCTCCTAGTGGGAATATTCTTCTGATCCCACATTGAATCACAATGCATATAGTGTAACTGGCCCAAACACAGTCTGTGAACAGCTGGAAAAAATAAGTCATGCCATTTATTGATTCgtccaaaaaatatttagaaactgtCCTCCCAATTCTCTCAGATATCTCTCTTGCATATACAAACAGGAGGGTTTGTTTACCATTACAATTCACTGCTGACTTCCAAATTTACATTTACAAACCATAGGGTCCACCCACGGGAGACTGGCTGAACTAAATGCACTATATGCATAGGATGGAATATCACCCAAGCTTAAACAGGAAGGAACTCTGACACACgccacaacatagatgaaccttgagataagccagtcacaaaagaataaatattgtatgGTTCCACTTTTATAAGATAACTAGACCATAACATTCACacagacaaaaaggaaaatggtggttaccaggggcgaaagaaggggaaaggggaagttagcatttaatggggacagagtttcagctGGGGAAGATAAAATGTTCTAGAGATAGGCAgaagtgatggttgcacaacaatgtgaatgtacttaatgtgaccaaactgtacatttaaacatggtaaaaatggcaataaataaataaataaataaataatgcctgggggctcagtggtgagtgtctgccttcaactcaggtcatgatcctgggattctgggatcgagtcccacatcaggctcctcacagggagcctgcttctccctctgcctatgtttctgtgtcactcagtgaatgaataaatgaaatctttaaaagaataaaataataaaattgtaaaaaaaaatgttaagtaaaaataaataaatatcattagtGAACGCAGATAGCAGAAAACGGCAAAGACTTCAAACTTTGGTGTTGTTtcctacagaaaataaaacagataatgcGATAAgcttccagaaataaaatagatcCTCAGTGACGTGACTGACTGACGAACAACAGTGGATCaaaagagaatagaagaaaatagaatttcgGGAGGTGTTAAACAAGAATCTAAAATTTCACAGAACGGTTAAAAACAGATTATAATAACTTAGGCAGTAATGAGTAAACTCAGCAAGTAATTATGAAGAAGTTATCTGGAACCCAACAGGTagaaacagagagatggaaaatgagaaacagaaaaggaacaagGAGATCAGGAGGCTGGAGTGAGAGGGTTGAATGCATGTCTGACAAGAATTCAGAAGGAATtatgggcgggggtggggtggggtggtggtggtggcaggaaaGGGACTGATTACAGACGTAACTCGGAGTTTCTcaggtcttaaaaataaaaatgtgggggggtggctgggtgggacAGTCAGTTGagccctgactcttgattttgggtgggggtcctgacctcagggtcatgagatcaagccccacctcaggctccacactctgcatggagtctgcttcaggctcagactctctctccctctccctctgcctttccctgccagtgtggtctctctttctttctatttatttagtaagtaaatctttaaaaacaaaagtgtgaGTTCTGGGTCTCAGAATGCCTTAAAATAATTCCTCAGGAAGAATTTTTCAAGGGAAAAGAGatccacacacacccacacattcTGAAGTAAATCTTCAGAACaccaaagaaagggaaaagatctTAAAAGCCACCAGAATTTGGTTACATTTAGCTCAAGGTAGGATTGTATATCCAGTGAGACTATTTATCTTGAACTGGATATAATAAAGACTATTCTGATCAATACAAAGTGGGAAGGTTTACCTCCCAAGAGACCTCCAACTTTTAAAGACACTCAGAAAGGATAtatcttaaagaagaaaacagtatcAGAAAGGAGCCCTgaatatcaagaagaaaaagcacAGTTTTTGTTCTTAATAAAAACATGAGCAAATCTAAACAAGCATCGAGTTCACACGCAAAAATAAGATAATCTAATTTATGAGCTTAAACTAAGTCGAGATAGAACTTGAAACTccagggtagcccaggtggcgcagtggtttagcgctgcctgcagtctagggagtgatcctggagaccctggattgagtctcaggtcaggctctctgcatggtgcctgcttctccctctacctgtgtctctgcctctctctctgtgtctctatgaataactaataagagatcttaaaaaaaaaaaaaaacagaacttgaaATTCCAGACAATATCATCCAGCAAGGAGCATtctaaaggtattttatttttcagatagagGGTAGGATATGGATTAGCTTTGGAATTGTTTGGTTAAGTGTTGGCTAAGTGTACAAGTGGTTTTGGTGTTTGTTTAAGATTCAAGggaatacactaaaaaaaattagaaatcctcatgatggggggtgggggagcggccTCAAGGAGCAAAGGGCGAGAAATGAACTCAGCCAGTAAATGCTGCAGAAGTTCATAGCAGCACCTAACAGTGAAAACCAACAGCTGTGATGTCTCCTTCCTACTTcagaaggaatttttaaaataaaagttgacaGTTTTTCCTAAGCCTTCAttgctcattttttttgtatgtgtgaacAGTACTTTGGATTGGAGGCTCCAGGGTCTTCTCTGGTTTGAGACACTGGGGATTTTACCCCATTCCCTGAAACATATCTGAAGATTCTGGGCTCTTTGCAGGGGCAAGAAAGAGTAAAGGAACGTTCCCATTTCGCATCTCTCACAGAGGGCAGGGGAATTGCCTGGTGCTTCCCAGATTGAGCAAGGACAGACACTACTCACGTCACTACATTCACTGAGCCAAGGAAGACCCAACCCAGGTCCCCTCTACTGCATCAAGGAGGCCGCCCTGCCTTTCTTCCCCCCCTTCCCTGTCCCAGCCTCTCCCAGTCCAGCAGCCCGGTGTACACTGGAGCGGAGAGCCAAGCTCTGAGCAGTGCAGTTTGAAAAATGAACAGGACTGGGTCTTGAACAACAAATGTGAGGCCATTTCCAGGTCATGGAATCTGGAATCTGCTCCTGATGTTAAAGGACCCCATATCcaaaggggaaatggggagttaagAAAACAGAGTTCAAAGCAGGGATTAGATTGGTACCTCGGGGGCTCAGGGGGCTAAGCCTCtaggctcttgatctcagctcaggtcttgatcttgagttcaagctctgcattgggcgcCACAGCAAAATAAGTATGTAGAACAgtgattagaaaataaaaccaatttccTGTTTACACTCCAGTTTTTAATCCCTCAGGAAATACACATCCGTCTGGGCTTACTTGCCTGACCCCatgtcagggtcatggggttgtctccatatgtatatatacagtttCTCCTCCAAGGTGGAGCCTGCGGATAAACCAGTAACTACTGGTTTCTCTGAGTAAACAAAAGCAAGGGGAGAAGGGTCCGACATCTGATTtcctacagaaaaggaaaagattcagAACCGTGCAGGGctagagggagggcaggaggaccAAGAGTAGAGGAAattggggaggaggcagggtcaGAGAAAGGGAGCCTCCCGTTCCTACCCTCAGAGACTAAGCAACTTGGTAGGGGAGGAGAGGTTGCCAGACTCCGACATTAAGAGATCATAAAGATCATTTCATGCAACAACATCCAACCCCCCCATAAACCCTCCAAACCCACCAAGTTGACACTGATTTATtagtatgaaaaatgaaaaacatttctatCTGATCTGGCTATAAATGGACCGGTTTTGAAGCACTGACACATAGAAATTAATAGCATCTAACAAGCTCGTctgaagaatgaaaacaaaatgattaaaatccAGGGGACTTGTTCCATATCTGAATACTCCCAGCAAGCCCCCTGGTATGATCATCCATCCCCATGCTTCCCAACATGTGCTCAGCAGAGGAAGCACCACCTGTGCATCTTGTGAAAACACAAGTTTTGATTCAAGTTTTGTGTCAGGGGTGGGCAGAGTTTGTATCTCTGCCAAGCCCCTGAGTGGCCCGAGTTGCCCATGCCACAGGCCAGCACATCTGGGGCAGATTCACACTTGAGGCAGCAAGGATATAGGCTCCTGTCAATCACCCAATAGAACTTACCATGCCCCCCACTGTGGTGCCCTAAACCAGGGGATGgcaaacttttttctgtaaaaggcctggtagtaaatattttcagccttGTGTGCCATTCAGTCTCTGTTGAGATTATTCAACTCTGCCCTTGAAGCATCGACAATGTGTAAAAAATTGGGTTTGGTtgtgtttcaataaaaatgtatttacaaaaaTGGGGACAGACTGGATTTGACCCTCAGGGTGAAACTTGCCAAACCCTGTCCAATACTCTGAACATATTTTTGTGTCATCTCTGTGACCTTTTCTTATACAGGCTTATTTACAAATCTCTATCTAAGGACTAGGTGGTGAGGGGCCCtagggagacagacacaggccCTCCATTGTGAATCCCCACACACAGGGCCAGGACCCACTCATTTTAGCAACTCTGCACCCGCTCAGCACAGCCCAGTGATGTTAGGTGAAGGTGGGGGCTCTGAGCCAGTCTACCTGGATTTGAAGAACTGTTCTTCCCCTATGGTCTGCTAAGGAGGGATAAATCCTACCTCACAAAGATTTTCATAAAACCACATGGAGATACAAGGCTACTGACTCTgtttgaattagaaaaaaaaagccagaataatAATCACTTGTTTTTCATTCTATAGACCATAACTTGCTTTCTTACCCTTCAGAAATGCTTacatctatattttattattttattttattttttatttatattttattctatatatatagtttattctatatatttatagatgtataaagaaaatgaaaaaagtttttaaaattcctatcatttatttatttatttttttatttacttatgataggcacacagtgagagagagagagagagagagagaggcagagacacaggcagagggagaagcaggctccatgcaccgggagcctgacgtgggattcgatcccgggtctccaggatcgcgccctgggccaaaggcaggcgctaaaccgctgcgccacccagggatcccaaattcctatcatttaaaaagaaattgaagaataataggcgtgtgtgtgtgtgtgtgtgtatgtagagaAAGAACTAACTCTAATTActgtagaaaggaaagaaagaaagcaagcaagaaaggaaggaagggggggaagCTTTGTTCCATGCCTCACATAGTTCTATAAATCCCCCAGAAAGTTATCATCAAAATTGTAGATGCTTAAAGACGAATCTCAGCAGGTAAAAAGATTCTAAGTATATGAGAGTTAGTTTCACTTTACATTGAAcagaaggaaatcataaaaagGAAGTTGGCCATTTGGGATGTAGAGTGGAACATAATTAAATTTAGTCTTATTGGGACCTTGTTTGCATGTCACAAACTGGCCCTCATTTGAACCCATCCAGAGAAAGGCATCTTCATAGCACATGATGTGCAGAAGCAAagagagaccacatcttctctgggcaaaattatttttcctgttgtttctATTTAATCAGCACTGGAGAAAAGGCTACAGCACCTGTTCCTTGAATTGAGGCCACTGGAGTGGGAATAGCAGAAAAAGAGGAGGCCGGGACACTGGCCAAAGGACAGGCAAGTgtgaggagcaggggcagggaggggccctAGGGAGTGGATGCTGTATCCTCCAGAGGCCCTGGGCTACTCTGGCTGGGGGCATGCGGAGGACCAGGCAGGGTCTTCAGGAGCTCACAGGATGATGGCAGCTGTTGTCTTCTCCTTGGATGGGGAAGGAGGCACTGAATTCTCCCCCAGTAGCTTTTTCTCTGACCCTTCctcatcctgaaaaaaaaaaaaaaaaaaaaaaaaacagggaaaatcaATAATTTCTGGAGAAAAGATGGGGCCTAGTTAGCTTCCTGGGACTTGAAATCAGGTACAGGAAAAAAGGTAAGGAAGGAAAAGGTACTGAGGAGGGGTTGCTACCCAGAGACATGGGACAGGAAAGAGTAGAGAAGGACCTGAAAAGGCAGAGGGCAGAAGCTAACCTGAACACGATGCCGGCACACACTCTCCAGCCAAGAAGGAACCGAGCTGAGTACCAGAAAGAAGCTGAGCAAAGCTCCTGGTCCCAGCATTCCTCCCTGTTCCCAGAGCTTCACCAAACAGACCCAGCCTTTCCCCTGTGCCTCCCCAACAGCTCACCAGAGGCCGGGAGCTCTGGCCACGCGAACTTCTAAGAGCCATGCTCAGGGAAGTCAAGGATACGATGACCTGCAGGACACAGATAGCCAGTAGCAGAGCACGGATTCCCAGTAACAAATTCTGgagataaaggaaggaaaaagacacagtcaggagcctacttctctgaTTCTTCTCTTATCACCACCTTATCACCCCAGCCACGTATCGAACTGTCCAACTACTTCCCACCGAAGCAGAGTGCATTTTCCAACGATGGGGTAGCCCTAGCTTCCACCCCATTTGCGTGTCTGCAGCGTGATCTTAAAACACCCCGTGAAGAGGTGGGTCGATTTCTTCATCCCTAGAATCTGGAACAGCCTGTAACTGTTTTGGACAACAAAATATAGTGGAGGCGACACTGTGCCAGTTACAGGGGTAGCCTTTCACTGGCCTGGCAGCTTCCATTTCCTACCTCCTGAAATATTCACAGTGGAATACTTCCCGTTGGAACCTAGATGTCATGCCATGAGAAGCCCAAGCCACATCGACGAGCCATCGTAGGCTCTCTGGTTGATAGCCTTAGCTGAGCTCCCAGCCATGTGAGCGCCATCTTGGAGATCCAACCCATTCGAGCTCTCAGATGACTTCACCCCTGACTGACATGTGACTGCAACTGCATGAGAAAACCCAGCTGAAGACTGCCTATCTGAGCCCACCCAGCCCACCGAACATGAGAAGTGATGATAAATTAGTCTTTAGCCACAATATGTTGGGTGTTGTGTTATGCAACAATAGGTAACTAGGACAATGGTACACCAGAAAAGATAGAAGGACACTCCATGATATTCTCTCTTGAATGTCTGCTCTTCGCTCCTCCAACCCTTTGACCCAGGGAATTCCTATGCCATGAACATCTGAGAAATGTGAGAAATGTCTCCAGCTTAAGCTAAAAACCTCCTGAACCACAGACCCAGGAGGACGGTCACACTCAAAGAGTCTACATCTCTGCCCTCCAGTGCCCCAGGTCCTTGAGAACAGACAGATGTGACAGGTTTCTGGAAGACTGGACTTTGTTCTCACCATCAGCATTTGCATGTAGATTCTACACCTATTCTCATTCCACTGTGACCAGCCACTCCTTCGCCACGTCTCTGTGTACCCAGTGGTCGTGTTCGTGACGTTAGATTCTGGGTAAACACACGCAGAGTCGATGTAAACGAAGCCATCAGTTTGCCAGGTTAAGCTATTCACACAGAGGACAAAAGCAGCCACGGCCATGGCAATACCAGCCAGCGTGAGCAGACCTGATGTGCAGCCCTAGAAGGAGAAATGCGGGACGCAAACCCTCCTTATTGAGAGCAGAGTTATGAGGTCCCGGCCCCAAAcctgtctcctcttcctcatttccCAGCCCAGGaaaccctccccacccctcccaggatACAAGGAACCAaagcaaagaagacagaaaaatcgAGCAGAAAAACAGACATAGGAGGGGACAGAGGACACACAAGACTTACTGAGAGTTTGCCCCCATGCTTCTCATGGACAATGACCCCAGCTCCTGCTACAACAGCCTGCAGAGAGAAGACGCCAGAAAACTCAGCCTCCAGTTTACTCTCCTGAAGTGAcctccccaccacaccccctTCCCAAGACAGCTGATTCAAAGCAGGATCCAAGGGACTGGTAAAGAAACCAGTCATATGGACAGGACTCCATCACAGCTGCCCCACCTGCCCAACCTGGCCAAGAGCAACAAGATTGGCTTGCCCCTTAAGGCATGGCAAAGGGCATTCAGATCCGGGTCTTTGGCTTCTTCCCCAAATCCCTGACCCAGATCCAAAGGAACTTTCTCCTTGCCCATAACCACTTGCCTGCCACGGAGCTTAGAGCCCCTTCCTTACTTACCACAGACCCTGCCCAGAAGGCACAGCCCGAGGCACGCAGCTCCATCCAGGGCCCCAAGTAGAGCAACACTCCAAGAGCACAGCTCACAGCCCCCAACAATATCTGGGTCATCTGCAAGACAGGGTAAAAAGCCAACTCCCTTCCTGCAAGCCCATGAGTGCCAGGAGAGGCCACTCAGCTCCTACCTAGCTgactttcctctccttttcctgtcTTGACCTCTCTGCAGATTCTGGAAGGTTCTGCCCCCTTCAAATCCAGGAAGCAGCATGTCCTGgctctcccccatccctctgaCATGTCAGGCTTTTCGTCATTACTTTTTCCTCAATACCACACTGTTCTCCCACCTGATGATCCCACTTTTTTCCGCCTCATTCCCCCTTAGGAATCCCATCATCCTGTCCAGAATAGGCCAAAAGGATCCCCTTCAAGAAAGGCGTGTGTTAGCTGACAGCCCTCAGTGGTCAGCAGCTTCAGGGTCCCTCACCTCTCAAGCTACAGGCACACTCTTTGGAGATGGCCACCCAGCCATTGGTGAAGCAAGGTGGTGGGTACAAGGGCCACTTCCACTGAATGTGGCTCACCAACAAAGAGGCAGTACTTGCTCCCAAGCTCCCCACTGGACTGCAGAGACCTCGTTGGGCCTGCATTACGATCTGGCAGCTCCCTTTACCCAATCTTgctccttcctttttcatttcatagGTGTTACACTCCAATAAACCTTTTGCACATTTAACTGACTCAGCGTCTGGCCTCTGGAGAACCCCACCATCACTGCCTCTTGGCCATCACCACCTGCACAGCCCTCCAGCATTTCAGATTTGTCACACCCGGGCTCCACACCTCACCCCCcagagtctgcctctcctgccttccagggCCTCAGGCTCCTGGTCACCAACACGCCAACTTCAGCATGTTCTTGGATTCCTCTCTTCCCTTGTACCCCAAGTCCACTCACTCCCAAGTCTTGGAGATGCCATCCACAGATGACGGAGATGCCTCTCTTTCCTTGTCATTTTTGCTGGGCCCGCCCAGGTAGACACAGACCCTTCGCCCTTCTTCC is from Canis lupus dingo isolate Sandy chromosome 16, ASM325472v2, whole genome shotgun sequence and encodes:
- the TMEM176B gene encoding transmembrane protein 176B; protein product: MTRNTVTVNGVDVASTLSQPTHINIHIHQESALAQLLKAGASLKEFFSHPQDAGPSKTKMSYGQLALGMTQILLGAVSCALGVLLYLGPWMELRASGCAFWAGSVAVVAGAGVIVHEKHGGKLSGCTSGLLTLAGIAMAVAAFVLCVNSLTWQTDGFVYIDSACVYPESNVTNTTTGYTETWRRSGWSQWNENRCRIYMQMLMNLLLGIRALLLAICVLQVIVSLTSLSMALRSSRGQSSRPLDEEGSEKKLLGENSVPPSPSKEKTTAAIIL